TCCGTAGATTTCGATGCCAACTATCTGCCGTTTCTGATTGGCTACCTCGGGCTCCGGATCATGACCGCGGTCCAGTATCATTACAGCCATTCCAGAGAAAGCGGGCATTTGCGGAACACCGCCCGCTATCTGGGATCACGCTTCTGGATTGGACTTGCGATTTCGGCCTGTTCCCTGTTCTTCGATTCTTGGCTGCGGTATGCGGTACTGTACGCCGGGATTATGCTGGACATCATCCTCCCGCTGACGGGACGGAGGATTCTGGTGAAGACGCCCGCCAATACCCATCATCTGCTGGAGCGCTTCTCCCTGTTCGCCTTGATCCTGCTCGGCGAATCCGTGGTCAGCATTCTGGCCGTGCTGCAATCCAGCAGCTGGACCGGTCAATCCGTAGGCTTTGCTGCGCTCACCTTTGTACTGATCATCGCCATATGGTGGCAGTATTACGACAACCTGGAGAAGAAGGTCGATATGCATATCCAGACTGCCGGGCAGACGATTATCTACGGGCATCTGTTCATTTATCTGTCGCTATGTATGCTTGCCGCGTCAATCCAGCTATTGTTCCTGGATCAGCTTCATTATGGGCAGATGCTGAATCTGTTGTTCGGCTCCGCGCTGCTCTATTTCGCTTCCACAGCACTGGTCTTTCAGGTCTACAGGCATCAGCAGCACCGGCTGGGAATGAAGCCCTTGGCACTGTTGACCCTCATTCTGGCCTGCTTCTATGTGCTGGATCTTGTAGTCGATGTACCGAATGTCCTGATCATGGGCGAGTTGGCCCTGTTCTTCGCGCTATACGCCAGAATTACTGCCTGACCCGGCTGCCAGTCAGCTCTCAGGCACTGGCCCATCTAACCGCTCTGCACGCCAAGAGGCTGCACCAGAGGTCGTTGCCCGCCTCAGGTACAGCCTCTTCCCGCCGTCTTACGGGCCTGTGAATTCAATCTCATCGTAATCATAATAAGACTGCAGGATCTGCTGCCGGTCATCCTGGAAGAGCTGGTCGGCCACACCGCTGACCAGTCTCGGAATCGCATTCCGCAGTCCCGAGATAGCCGATGCCGATAACCCGCAGCTGGCCAGAGCGGAATAGTTGAACACGAATAAGCCATGCAGCAGCTTGCGGCCTGCTTCATCCCGGCTCTGAAGCGCAAAGCCGGGGCTAAGATAAGGGTGCGCATCCAGCAGCGGATTCGCTGATCCCTCTGGCGCCGTGTACCGGTCGCTCCAGCGGGCAATATGAGGCTCCACCTGCCGCAGCTCCGGCCGCAGGGCAGGATCGCTGAGCAGGCCCGTGCTGACGATTAGATAGTCGAAGCTGAACTCTCCGGCGGGCGTAGTCACCACCGCCTGCTCCCCTGAAGCCTCCACCTTCAGCCACGGCGAGCCGAGATGCAGCCGGAAGCCGGGCCATGCCGCTGCGCGGCGGAAGGTATCGCTCGTCGGCGGCTGATTATACTGGAAGAAATGCGAGATGACCGCATATTTGTCCGCATCCGCCAGGGTATGGAACCGCTCAATCATGCCCGAGCCCTCCATCTGGCGGATCGGATTCACCCCCGGAAGCTGCGCCCGGCGGACGAAGACCTGGGCCTCCGCCGCGCCCTCCTGAAGCGCATAATTCGCATTGTCGAAGGCGGACGCCCCGCCGCCGAGAATTCCCACCCGCTTGCCGCGAAGGGCGGCGAAATCAATCTGCCGGGAGGTATGGGCATACAGGTGCTCCGGCAGATGATCTGCAATCATCGGCGGAACATGCCACTGTCCTCCTCCTTGAATGCCGGTAGCCAGCACCACCTTACGTGCCAGCAGTGTTCCGGCCTGCGCACCCGCTCCTGTAACCTGCAGACGGTAGATCCCATCGTCACCAGGCTCGACCAGCAATAGCCGCACCTCATTACGTACCGGGAGCTTCAGAACCTGCCGGTACCAGCGCAGATACTCCATCCACTGCCCGCGCGGGATTTTGTCCACCTCACTCCAGGCCTCCGCCCCATGCTGAGCCTCCCACCAGGAACGGAAGGTCAGCGACGGGATGCCGAGATCAATCGAGGTCAGAGCTTTGGGCGTACGCAGCGTCACCATCCGGGCATAGGTCTCCCAAGGCCCCTCCAGCCCGTCACGATTCTCATCGATAATCAGCAGATTCGAGATCCGTTCGCGCAGCAAGCCAAAAGCCGCACCAAGCCCGCTCTGGCCCCCGCCCACAATGACGACATCATAGACATGGCCTTCGGCATGCTCCACAGGGCGAACCCAATCCGCGCCGCCATAGGCGAGGTAAGAGAGATCCGTGTTCACGCGTTCATTCAAGGCTTTCAGGCTCATCATTCCTCAGACCTTTCCGGAGCATCTTCAGCGCATGGCTGCCGCTCACTTTGTATCCTGTTCCACAATCCCTGATATACATCTATGGCGATATTATATAGGGTATGCCCCCGCTTTTAAATATTGATGGAAGGTTTATTGTCATAAGAGCTGAATTCGGTGAACGCGATTGTACATTTAGCCAATATTTTAAGGCTTTCTTCGCATGAAGCTTGACAAATGTAATATTATTTAACACGCATCCATAAAATAATCCCACAAAGCCATCCATACCACTGGCGCGGCACCACAGAAGATGGAAATGGTTAGGCGCTTATCTTCATTCGTGAAGTTATTTCCAGGGTGGCGGCTCGATAATATGCTGGCTGATATAAGGGGAGTCAGACGTAGTCTCTATGTAAAAAGCGCAATCTCCCTCTCCTTCATCACGCTTGTGAGACTCAGGGGTTCGTGTAATGAAACCCTATCATCCCCAAAAATCTAACGGACCGGATGACCCGCATAAATACAGCCAACTTCCTGATCATTCCGGTGATTCTCTATAGCATCTATTATTTCAGACATGCTCATAAAGCAGCGCGCCCTCAATGAATCCGGGCGCGCTGTTGTGACTTAGAAGCGTGCTACAAAAAACTCGCGGTTCGACGGGACGAACTTCTGTGTGCGCTGCACATTATCCGCGTCGATAATCCGGAGCGTGTAGCTGACTGTTGTCAGTGTGCTGATCGTATTAAACTGAGCGACGCCGAATTCATCGAATTGTGCCGTGATTACAGTGCCGGAGCTCCGGGTCAGTGTAGCCGTCCAGCCCTGTGTTTCGTAAGGGACATTGTTATTGTTCACGGCAAGCACGATGAAATTATTAAGCACCTGTCTGATCCGCCGTCTCTTGGGTCTTACTACCGCCGCTGCTCTTGCTTTTTTAGCCATCAGTTGACGTTTTGCCAGCAATGCCTTCTTCTCTGATTCTTTCATTTACTTCACCACTTTCTACTTGGAATACAGTAGTAAATGCAAGAGAAGGATCAGACGAAACGCGCTATTGCCTGTTATTTACATAAATGTATCGCTGTACTCATTCATGGTTTCGTACCCACGAGGCAGCTGGCCGCATACACTGCTTCATAGAGGTGATTACATTATGAAGAGTGAACCATCATGGGTCAGGCGTCATGCTGCCAAGCTCAACCGTCCCCTGAAGCATAAGATCCGCAGAGCCTATTCCACCGCTGCCTCAACTGCTGCTATTCCGGTGATCATACAGTTCAGACAACCGGTTACTCATGCGGGACTCCGCGAACTAAGGAAGCATCTGGGACGGCATGTCTTCCCGGTCAAGCATCATCTGCGGCTGCACCAGGCCGTGGCTTCACAGGTATCCCTGAAATGTCTGGAGCATGTATGCCGCTGGAATGGAGTCCATAAAGTCTATCTGGACGGCATTAAGAAGGCTACGCTCAACATTGCAACTCCATCCATAGGCGCTACAGCGGTTAAACGCTCAAGAGGGCTTACCGGCAAAGGCATCAACATCGCTGTGCTCGATACCGGAGTCTATCCGCATCCCGATCTGACCCGGCCGGTGAACCGCATTCTGGCGTTCAAGGACTATATCAATCACCGGAAATGCCCGTATGATGACAACGGACACGGCACGCATATCACCGGGGATGCCGCCGGTAACGGCTGGTCCAGCCGGGGCAAGTACCGGGGACCTGCGCCGGAAGCGGGAATTGTCGGGATCAAGGTGCTCGATAAGTATGGGGACGGCTATGACTCCACCATTATCAAGGCCATTGAATACTGCATCACCCACCGTAAAAAGCTGAAGCTGCGTATCCTGTCCATGTCCTTCGGCGGACCGGTGGCCCCGCATATCAAGGATGACCTTCTCGTCCAGGCCGTTGAAAAAGCCGTCAAAGCCGGCCTCACCGTAGTCATCGCCGCCGGTAATGCCGGCCCCAGGCACCGGACCATTGAATCCCCCGGGATCAGCCCCTCCGCAATCACCGTCGGAGCCGTCAATGACCGGCGGACGCTGACGCAGAAGGATGACCGGATCGCCGTCTATTCCAGCCGCGGGCCCGCTCCCGGCGGCAGGGTGAAGCCGGATCTGGTCGCCCCCGGCGATTCAGTGATCTCGCTGCGCGCCCCCGGCTCCCAGCTTGTCCGTGAATTGCCGCGCAATAAGGTCGGCAAGCGGTATTTCAAGCTGTCTGGCACCAGCATCTCCACGCCCATCGTGTCCGGTGCCGCCGCGCAGCTGCTACAGCTCCGTCCTTGCCTTACACCGCGCCAGGTGAAGCTCCTGCTGAAGCGGAATGCCTTCCCTCTCCGCCTGAAGCCGAATACCGCCGGCAGCGGGGAGATCGACGTACGGTTCCTGAAGCGGCGCTGCCCGCCCAAGAAACCCCACAAGTGAGACTTTAGCTTCGAAGGATATTCAGCTACTTTGCGGAGACCCCAAAATAACCGGCACGGTAACCGCTCCTTATCCGACGGGGAGCGGTTACTCCTCAGCCAGCTGCGGCCATAGCTGGCGCGCCCAAGCTAAGAGCAGCTCGTCTTCTCCATATTTTCCTATGCACTGGAAGCCGAGCGGCATGCCTTCAAGCGTTGCCGCAGGCAGACTGACCGTGGGCACTCCCGCGAAGCCCCAGACCGCAGGCATCCCTGCCCAGCCCGTATTCCGCTCCTCGATCTTCGGTGCAGTCCCCCCTTGGGCCGGAGAGACCCACAGGTCGATTCCCTCCTGCTCCATAAGCTCCATCAGCTCACGCCGCAGCTCCCGTTGCCGGGCGCGGTACTGCTCCAGCTCCTCCTCGGGAATCTGCTGTCCTCTGAGGATCGCTTCCTGCACGGGAACGCCGTATTCTACTCTATGCTCTGCGAATCTATGTTCATGCTCCCGTGCCAGCTCCCCCTCAATGAAGCGCAGCATGGCATTTCCGTAGATAAGTTCATCCTCCCACGGCATTTGGACATAATGGACTTCATATCCAAGCTGTTCAAGCCCTGAGATCTGAGCCTGGAACACCCCTTTGACTTCCGCACTCATCAGCTCCATATAGACTCCCTTAGGGATACCCAGAACCGGCTTGCGGGAGACTTCGGCGGGACGGGTCTGCCAATTTGGGACAAGCAAGGCTGCCGCAGCCTCCATGTCAGGCAAGTTCTGCGTGAAGAACCCTACCGTGTCAAAAGACGGCGAGAACAGCAGCACCCCATCCAGTGGAACCCGGCCATAGCTGGGCTTGAACCCGACCACTCCGCAAAAGGACGCCGGAGCGATCACCGAACGCAGCGTCTGTGTGCCCACAGCCAGCGGACAGAGCCCCGCAGCCACCGCTGCGGCGGAGCCTGCACTGGAACCGCCGGGAGTATGCGCGGTGTTATGCGGATTACGCGTAGCAATCGGCCCGTTGTAGGCAAATTCCTCGGTCACCGTCTTGCCTCCAATCACGGCCCCGAGGGCACGCAGCTTAGTGACCAGAGACCCCTGGGGACCGGTTAACAATTCAGCGGATAGCTGTGATCCCGCCCTGGTCGGCAAGCCGTCTACATGCAGCAGGTCCTTAATGGCTACAGGAATGCCGAAGAGGCCTGGTTTTCGTTCTTCTGCGCTGTACATCCTTTGCAGCAAAGCTTTTTCCGAATCCAGACGCCCTTCAACCTGGTCCTCAGGAACAAACGCATGGATATGCGGCTCAAGCTGTCTGTAACGCTTAAGGTACGGGTCAAGCACAGTTCCGGGTGAATATCCGGGTTCGTGAATACGGCTCATCATTTCTGTCAGGGATACCTTGTGAAGCAGCATTAGATCATCTCCATGGAATATTATGTATAGCATTTGGCTTATTACGGTCCAGCCTGCAAAAGGTAACAGAAATCCCTAAGTTTTCATATTCTCATGCTCAAAAAGCCACCCGGCCTGCTTCCCCTCCAAGATGGCTTTCATGCTCCCTAGCTCCAGCGCTTCCTAAAGCTCTTCGTCTCCTTGATCCCCGCCCTGCTTATACTCATTCAGCTTCCGATTAAGCTGCCTGGCTTCTCGTCTCCCGTCGATATGCATCATCGCGTACACCATACTTTTGACCACCAGAATGACAATGACGAACGGCACCAGCACTCCCTTATCCATCAGCGGGCCGTCCGCGAACAGCCACAGCCAGAGAATCACCAGCAGATCAGCGAGAATGAAGCAGAGATAGAAGCTGACCGTCTGCACTCTGGGATCTACCTCATACGTATTCACCAGCGCATACCGGAAGCAGGTAAAGGCCGCCGCCCCCAGGAACAGCTGCACCAGCAGCGAGCCCCGGATCATCTCCGTAGCATTCAGAGCCAGCACAACCGCCGCAAGCACCATCAGCCCCCCGCAAGCCACCAGCAGATCCTTCACGAACAAAGACACATACTTTCTGGTTGTAATCATGAGCTTCCCTCCTATTTGAGTCTTGACCGCATAGCTATAACCCTAACTTCCGTTTGAGTACCGGGACATATTGTCGGGAGATGCAGACCCTCTCACCGTTGTGCAGCAGCGCCTCATATCTTCCGTAGAGCACCGGGCGGAGCGACTCAATCTTGGCCACATTCAGGATACTGGATTTGGAGGCCCTGAAAAAATCACCAGACTCATACTCCGTCTCCAGCTCATACAGCTTCAGCCTCGACTCATACACCTTCTCCTGGCAGTAGATGAACACCTTATGATCTACCGCCTCGAAGTAATAGACGTCACGCGGATGGATGATGTGCATCTGTAGCCCGGTCATACCAATCAGCTTCTTTACGCCTGCGTTCACCGAGTAGATCAGCGCCAGCAAGCCTTCATCCGGGTCATTGCACCTGAGAATAATTTCAGGCTCACCGCCCTCCGGAACCTGCTCAATCGTGATTTTCACCGCCACCGCCTCCTGCCTTCTCTCCCTACAGCTACAGTATATTTTTGTAAAAAGACTTATACAATAGCCTTTGCGCAAGCTGCACTCTAGCGGGTTCAAGCTGCAGGTTTGGGAGGTGCAACCTGGTCCAACCAAGTCCAATTCCTTCGTTGGCTCTTCTGCAATATAAGGTAACGGTTATAATGTGAAGCACGGTATAATAACCCGTATAGGTCGTGAAGAACACGCCGCCTCATTAGAACGTTTATCTGGTGCTGACTCTGGATACGTTGTATCGGGGCGGCTTTTCTTGTGTTCGGCTTCGGGTTCACTGCGGGTTCACGGCCAATCTACTGTAAAGGGGAAGCTTCATTGTCGAGATTCGAGCAGCAATAGCGGATTGTCATCCGCCAAAAGTCACTATGGCGCTGTAAATCCACAATAGCGGAATCTCAGTCCGCAGCCGCTTTGAACACTTGGCCATAGCAGTTTAGCCGATGCCCTTGATCACACGCTGTATTTTTGCCGATGCACACTTGACCATATACTGCATCCGCCCCGCCCTTTTCCGGTCAGATCAGCCCCGCCTCCCCAAGCCTGAAAAACCCGCAGATCAGCTCTGCGGGTTCTTGGAATATACAATTTTACGGATGCTGTCGATAGATAACCCGTATTGCTCGCACAATTGGTCCAACTCTGCACCTTCTTGGAAGCGGCTACGGATCTCAGCATTGCGGACTTTATAGTAATCGGCTGCCCCTGAGCTTTCGCCCCATTTTCTGCGCTTGCTCTTGCAGGTCGGGATATACAGGGCTTCCCCTTGAATATATTGCTGAATCTCCTTCAGCAGGTGGTCTGGCAACAGCTTTGCTGCATTTACACATTGCATATCTGGCTCGCTCCTTAAAATATATTAATCTTTTAAGGGCAAAGCCTGTGTAAATAACTGTATCACTTAAAACATACTTCAGGCGAATACATCCGCTCCATGCCAAGCTTTCGCCTTAGTTATTCCACAGGCTTTGCATGGAGCGTGCCGTTCACATACTGACTCATCCGAAACATGGCCATCACCTCCCGGGATTCAATAATTGGTGCAGATTAACTCTATCTTAAAATAATTTCCATACCGGTTCAACAACGGATGTGCGCGGTACCAGGAGTATAGCGTTTAGCTATAATCAAATATTACCGGAAGAACATTAGTTTTTTGCGCGCGCCGATTATATAATAGAATTTATATGGTAAAGAAAGGATGCGATGCAGCAAATGAAATTCTCAGAATATGTATACAAACGCCCGGATGTGGAGCAATTCAAGCAAGAGTTCACCACTCTGCTGAAGGACCTGGAGACAGGCAATCTGGAGGAGCAAAAGGCTGCCGTGGCAGCCATCAATAAGCTGCGCAGCCGCTTCGATACGATGGAGACCCTCGTGAGTGTCCGCCACTCCATCAATACGGAGGATGCATTCTACAAGGCAGAGCAGGATTATATGGACGAGACCGGACCGGTGATCCAGGAGTACATCACGGATTATTACAGAGCCCTTGTCAACTCCAAGTACAGAGCCGAGTTCGAGCAGGAATGGGGAACACAGCTCCTAAGCCTGGCCGAGATCTCACTGCGTACCTTCAGCCCTGAAGTCATTGAAGATCTGCAGCTGGAGAATAAGCTGTCTTCCGAATATTCCCAATTGATCGCGTCCGCCAAAATCATGTTCCAGGGCGAAGAACGCACCCTGGCACAGCTGATTCCGTTCGATTCTTCCACGGACCGTGAAGTCCGCAAAGGTGTGTTCGAGGCCCGTAATGCCTTCATGGCAGAGCATGAACCCGAATTCGACCGGATCTATGACGAGCTGGTGAAGGTCCGGGCAGGAATTGCTGCCAAGCTGGGCTACAAGAGCTTCGTGGAGCTCGGGTATGACCGGATGGGACGTACCGATTACAATGCTGAGATGGTGGCGGGCTTCCGCAAGCAGGTGCATGAGCATATCGTGCCGGTTGCGGGGAAGCTGAAGCAGCGTCAGCGCGAACGCCTTCAGCTGGACGGCCTGAAATTTTATGATGAAGGCATTAAATTTAATTCCGGCAACGCTACCCCTAAGGGAGACCCGGACTGGATCGTGGCGAATGGTGCTAAGATGTATCAGGAGATGTCCCCGCAGACGGGTGAATTCTTCACCTTCATGCAGGAGAACGGGCTGATGGATCTGGTCAGCAAAAAAGGCAAGGAATTCGGCGGCTACTGCACCTTCTTCAGCGACTACCGTGCTCCGTTTATTTTCTCCAATTTCAATGGAACCGCCGGGGATATCGATGTGCTGACCCATGAGGTAGGGCATGCGTTCCAGGTGTATTCCAGCCGGAATATGGAGGTCCCTGAATATGCGTTCCCGACCTCTGAAGCCGCTGAGATTCATTCGATGAGTATGGAGTTCTTCGCCTGGCCATGGATGGATCTGTTCTTCAAGGAGGAGGCGGACAAGTACCGCTTCAACCATCTGGCGGACAGTCTGGAGTTCATTCCTTACGGCGTATCAGTCGATGAATTCCAGCATTTTGTGTACGAGCATCCGGAAGCTACGCCGCAGCAGCGCAAACAGGCTTGGCGGGACATTGAACGGAAATACCTGCCGCACCGTGATTATGACGGCAATGCTTATCTGGAACAAGGCGGCTTCTGGCACAAGCAGGCCCATATCTTCCGCTCCCCGTTCTACTATATCGACTATACCCTGGCCCAGCTCTGCGCCTTCCAGTTCTGGAAACGCTCGAACGAGGACTTCACCTCGGCCTGGCCGGATTATCTGAAGCTCTGCCAGGCCGGAGGCAGCCGCTCCTTCACGGAGCTGGTGAAGCTTGCCGGATTAACCTCCCCGTTCGAGGATGGCTGCATCGGCTCCGTGATCGGTGAGATTGAGGGCTGGCTGAACAGCATAGATGATAAGGCGCTGTAGGCCCCTGGGAGTAGTCCAGCATTCACTTCATGCTTCCGGTAACAGGATTTGCGACTAGGCTGCGACTTGCTAAGTGTAGTTTGTACAACTAAAGCGAGCTTCATTTGAGCTACGGAAGCCTTAGTTGTATTCTCTGCACTTATAAATTCAGTTTTATTGAAAAATGTAGCTCAGCCATGTTTTTAGTTGTACAGACTGCAGCTATCCCTGCAAATCCGCCTTTTCTCCGGTTTTTAACTGTTCCAAATACAACTAAATTCTTTTCGCACCAAGCCCTAATGTCTGATCGGGGCTTGTTTGCGTGCTGCTGGCTAACCGCTTACTTCTTCTTCCCTTTCTCTGCGGCCTGCTGCTGATTCTCCTCCACTCTGAATTTGACGATTCTGGTAATGAGATCGTATGGGAGCGGCTCCTTGATGGGGAACTGTACCGACCCTTTAGCCCCTTTATACTGCGCCAGCTCCTCCTTGAAGGCTTCGATCCCGCTGGGTGCCGGATAGAAACCGATGTGCGTCTTGTAGGCGGCAAAATGCACCAGATTCTTATGCAGGAACCAGGTCGGCATCTGGTAGCTGATCTTCTCCACTGCCTCCGGCGCAGCTTCCGAAATAACCTTACGCAAGCTCTGCAGAAGCTCCTGAACCTCCGGCGCAAAGTCCGCAATATACTGGTCAACCGATTCATAGGTTACTTTACTCTTGTCCACTTCGGCTTCATCTCCCTTGGGCTGGTTCATAGGCGTAGTTAGCTAAGCCCAACTTATATGTAGCACACAGCTTTTCAAAATTCAAATTGTAATGCGTAAGCGTCATGATTCCTTCGTCCTCCCGGCATAGAACCTCAAATATTCGTCCATATGGCTCTTCCAATAGTCCCCGTCATGCTGCCCTGCTCTGAGATGATATTCCACCGGCACGCCCTTCCCCTTAAGCAGAGTATACAGCCGCTCCGTGCCTTCATAGAACCGGTAGCTGTCCTCCGCCCCGCAGTCCAGGTAGATACTCAAGTTCGATAAGTCTCTGTTCTGCGCCAAAAGAAGCGGATCACGCTCCTGCCGCAGCGCCTCCGTCGGATAGAGAAACTGGACCAGACCGTTCTCGCCTCCGGCAAGAGACCAGTCATCCAGGAACAGCGCCGGGCTATGCCCGCCAACCCTGCTGTAGACATCACTATGCAAGAACGCCGAATGCAGACCGATAAAACCGCCCATCGAGATGCCGCCAATATAGCGGGAACCGCGCTCAGCCAGAGTGTTGAAATGCGTATCTGTATACTTCACAACATCTTCGACCAAATAATCCTCATACCGTTCACCGCTTGGCGATGCGGGATTACCCGGATTAGCTACAGCATTCAGCCCATAGCTGTTGTCCATCTGTGGAGCGACGATAATGAGCGGCTCGATCTGACCAGCCTCAATCAGTCGTTCTGCATTCTGCTGAATATCCAGCCCGCCCCACATATCTGTTTCTTTGCTGCCATAGCCATGGATGAAATAGAGCACCGGATAACGCTTAGACGCATTGTACCCTGTAGGAAGATAGACACTGAGCCGCATCTCCCGGTCCAGGGCCTTACTGTGAAAAACCAGATTCTGAACGCCTGGGCTTTGCAGCGGTACCGTCCCAACCTTGTCTGCCGCCTCTTCAGGCGCTTTGCCTGAGTTCTGTGAACAACCTCCCAGCACTATACACAGTATGATAAGAAACAGATACAGCCTGAAGCCTTGAGAACCCCTCATACCGACCGCCTCCCCTTCTCCGCCACAATCGTAGCGCTTACAATTAACAGTAACACACATCTGGATATTTATAGTAGTACAATTATGCCGCTTGGCTGTTCCCTCCTACTGGTTGGCCTAACTTATATATGTTTTAATAAAAATCAATCGTTTTTGCGGTCTGCTCCGTCTTACTTATGAAAACATATTTCGAGGACGACTTCTTCCATAGACCAACACACAAGGAAGAGGGGATGGTGAATGGGGGGAAGACAATGAACAAAGCCAATACAGCAGATCTGGCGCTGATGGATGAAGAGATGTTCTATGAGCGGCTGGCAAGTGAGCACCGCAAACTGTATGCGCTCGCGTACAGCTATCTGCGCTCAGAAGCAGATGCCCTGGAAGCGGTGCAAGAAGCCTCGTGCCGGGCCTGGATGAAGCGCAAACAGCTCAAGAATGAGCAGGCCTTCACACCATGGCTGCTCCGGATTACCATCAACTGCTGCATGGATGAGCTAAGGCGTAAAAAACGTGTGGTGCTGACAGAGAAGCTGGAGGAGGAGCCCCAGGAGATGAGGAGCAGCGACCGTCTCGATCTGGAGCGGGCCATGAGCCGGCTAAAGCCGAAATACCGGCATGCAGTGATGCTCAAATATTACCAGGATATGACGACCGGCGAGATTGCCAAGGTACTGAATAAGCCCGAAGGCACGATCAAAACCTGGATGCGTCAAGGACTCATGCAGTTGCGGAAATATCTGTGAGTAAACAGGAGGTGACAGAAATGTTAGAAAAAGAAGAGCGTGTCCTGAAACAGGACGCCCAGGAGGTCCAGCTTCATGCAGAGGAGATTCAGGAAATGAAAATTTATAAAGCCATGCGCAGTGGAATGGCGCAAGGGAACAAACGCAGCAAACGGCGTTTCTATTCCTATGGGGCCGGCGCCGTATTAGCTGCGGCCGCAGTCATTTTTGTGATTGTCTCATCCTTCGGCTTGCCAGCCGGAGGTACGGACGGTTCCGTCCTCGGCGGTTCAGTGCAGACGGCCAGCACCACAAGCTGGAATGATTTTGCAGACTATCGCAAACAGCCATTAACAAACCGGCTGGTTGGCGGCATCCTGGAACGAAATCTGGTAAAGCCGGTGCGTCAAAGCGCAACAAACAATGGATACCGCATGGATGTGGATGGCGCTGTCACGGATGGCCGTAAAGTGTATATCCTCTTCAATGTACACAACGGTACGGATAAAGAAGTTACTCCTGCGGATACGAAAATTCAATTCGGTGATTATGAGGTTCCATATCCGCATCGGGGCGCAGCCCTGGAGTTAGTATACAGTGGCGAATCCAGAATTCAGCCCGGTGAAGACAAGCGTTTTATTTATTCCACTAACTATCCGGCTGCCATCACTGATTCCAAGGAGGTGAAGTTCACTCTAATTCTCACCGGAACATCCGACCAGGCGCTCACTTCCAGCAGCAACAAGTACCGGACCAGCCTGGAGGTATCGTTTGAGCTTGACCCGGACGGATTCAAAGACCAGGTGCGCACACTCCCTGTGAATCGCACGCTTACAGTGGACGGTCAACAGAT
The window above is part of the Paenibacillus sp. FSL H8-0048 genome. Proteins encoded here:
- a CDS encoding low temperature requirement protein A, which encodes MIIKKVTWLELFYDLLFVAAVSKASHVLLHVEHETLSLETLGKFVLIFIPIWWAWVGQTLFVNRYGQDTMMHRIFIIIQLFFVLIMTASLSVDFDANYLPFLIGYLGLRIMTAVQYHYSHSRESGHLRNTARYLGSRFWIGLAISACSLFFDSWLRYAVLYAGIMLDIILPLTGRRILVKTPANTHHLLERFSLFALILLGESVVSILAVLQSSSWTGQSVGFAALTFVLIIAIWWQYYDNLEKKVDMHIQTAGQTIIYGHLFIYLSLCMLAASIQLLFLDQLHYGQMLNLLFGSALLYFASTALVFQVYRHQQHRLGMKPLALLTLILACFYVLDLVVDVPNVLIMGELALFFALYARITA
- a CDS encoding NAD(P)/FAD-dependent oxidoreductase yields the protein MSLKALNERVNTDLSYLAYGGADWVRPVEHAEGHVYDVVIVGGGQSGLGAAFGLLRERISNLLIIDENRDGLEGPWETYARMVTLRTPKALTSIDLGIPSLTFRSWWEAQHGAEAWSEVDKIPRGQWMEYLRWYRQVLKLPVRNEVRLLLVEPGDDGIYRLQVTGAGAQAGTLLARKVVLATGIQGGGQWHVPPMIADHLPEHLYAHTSRQIDFAALRGKRVGILGGGASAFDNANYALQEGAAEAQVFVRRAQLPGVNPIRQMEGSGMIERFHTLADADKYAVISHFFQYNQPPTSDTFRRAAAWPGFRLHLGSPWLKVEASGEQAVVTTPAGEFSFDYLIVSTGLLSDPALRPELRQVEPHIARWSDRYTAPEGSANPLLDAHPYLSPGFALQSRDEAGRKLLHGLFVFNYSALASCGLSASAISGLRNAIPRLVSGVADQLFQDDRQQILQSYYDYDEIEFTGP
- a CDS encoding S8 family peptidase, which codes for MKSEPSWVRRHAAKLNRPLKHKIRRAYSTAASTAAIPVIIQFRQPVTHAGLRELRKHLGRHVFPVKHHLRLHQAVASQVSLKCLEHVCRWNGVHKVYLDGIKKATLNIATPSIGATAVKRSRGLTGKGINIAVLDTGVYPHPDLTRPVNRILAFKDYINHRKCPYDDNGHGTHITGDAAGNGWSSRGKYRGPAPEAGIVGIKVLDKYGDGYDSTIIKAIEYCITHRKKLKLRILSMSFGGPVAPHIKDDLLVQAVEKAVKAGLTVVIAAGNAGPRHRTIESPGISPSAITVGAVNDRRTLTQKDDRIAVYSSRGPAPGGRVKPDLVAPGDSVISLRAPGSQLVRELPRNKVGKRYFKLSGTSISTPIVSGAAAQLLQLRPCLTPRQVKLLLKRNAFPLRLKPNTAGSGEIDVRFLKRRCPPKKPHK
- a CDS encoding amidase, which encodes MLLHKVSLTEMMSRIHEPGYSPGTVLDPYLKRYRQLEPHIHAFVPEDQVEGRLDSEKALLQRMYSAEERKPGLFGIPVAIKDLLHVDGLPTRAGSQLSAELLTGPQGSLVTKLRALGAVIGGKTVTEEFAYNGPIATRNPHNTAHTPGGSSAGSAAAVAAGLCPLAVGTQTLRSVIAPASFCGVVGFKPSYGRVPLDGVLLFSPSFDTVGFFTQNLPDMEAAAALLVPNWQTRPAEVSRKPVLGIPKGVYMELMSAEVKGVFQAQISGLEQLGYEVHYVQMPWEDELIYGNAMLRFIEGELAREHEHRFAEHRVEYGVPVQEAILRGQQIPEEELEQYRARQRELRRELMELMEQEGIDLWVSPAQGGTAPKIEERNTGWAGMPAVWGFAGVPTVSLPAATLEGMPLGFQCIGKYGEDELLLAWARQLWPQLAEE
- a CDS encoding LytTR family DNA-binding domain-containing protein, whose protein sequence is MKITIEQVPEGGEPEIILRCNDPDEGLLALIYSVNAGVKKLIGMTGLQMHIIHPRDVYYFEAVDHKVFIYCQEKVYESRLKLYELETEYESGDFFRASKSSILNVAKIESLRPVLYGRYEALLHNGERVCISRQYVPVLKRKLGL
- a CDS encoding CD3324 family protein, giving the protein MQCVNAAKLLPDHLLKEIQQYIQGEALYIPTCKSKRRKWGESSGAADYYKVRNAEIRSRFQEGAELDQLCEQYGLSIDSIRKIVYSKNPQS